A window of the Oceanispirochaeta sp. genome harbors these coding sequences:
- a CDS encoding NAD(P)-dependent alcohol dehydrogenase — translation MNENKMKAVVRSKYGSADVLQLTEVKKPVPRDNELLINIKASAVTNSDIYIRGSKLPFPIIIPFRLMMGVLKPRKSIIGLVFSGIVKEVGSKIKRFSPGDEVYGMTGFNLGTYAEYTCIKEIDSTTGCVAIKPKNISFEEATSAVYGGALALQYMDIGNIEKNQNILIYGASGTSGTIAIQYGKYLGAKVTGVCSGRNIDLIKSLGADYAIDYKTTDTLEANTKYDFILDSAGHGPDGKNRTSRLKEECKKSLTEKGKCVSIDNGALKLDSKRLDFLTKLIEEKKIRPVIDKIYPLEKIVDAHKYVEGGHKKGGVAIKI, via the coding sequence ATGAATGAAAACAAAATGAAAGCTGTAGTTCGCAGTAAATACGGATCGGCAGATGTGCTTCAACTAACAGAAGTCAAGAAGCCTGTACCAAGAGATAATGAACTACTCATTAACATTAAAGCATCTGCCGTAACAAACAGTGATATCTATATTCGAGGATCAAAATTACCATTCCCCATTATAATTCCTTTTAGATTAATGATGGGGGTACTCAAACCAAGAAAATCTATTATAGGTCTTGTTTTTTCCGGAATCGTAAAAGAAGTTGGCAGTAAAATAAAGAGATTTTCACCAGGAGATGAAGTCTATGGTATGACAGGATTTAATCTTGGTACTTATGCTGAATACACTTGTATTAAAGAAATAGATAGTACCACCGGATGCGTAGCTATTAAACCCAAAAATATTTCATTTGAAGAAGCTACTTCAGCTGTATATGGTGGTGCGTTAGCTCTTCAATATATGGATATTGGCAATATTGAAAAAAATCAAAATATACTGATTTATGGAGCTTCTGGCACATCCGGAACAATTGCCATTCAATATGGTAAATATTTAGGAGCAAAGGTAACAGGTGTTTGCAGTGGAAGAAATATTGATTTAATTAAATCACTCGGGGCAGATTATGCAATTGATTATAAAACCACTGATACTTTGGAAGCGAATACTAAATATGATTTCATTTTGGACTCTGCCGGTCATGGTCCTGACGGAAAAAACAGGACATCACGACTTAAGGAAGAATGTAAAAAATCTCTTACTGAAAAGGGAAAATGTGTATCAATTGATAATGGGGCCTTAAAATTAGATTCAAAGCGTCTGGATTTTTTGACAAAATTGATTGAAGAAAAAAAGATAAGACCTGTAATAGATAAAATTTATCCTCTTGAAAAAATAGTTGATGCACATAAATATGTTGAGGGAGGACATAAAAAAGGAGGAGTAGCAATCAAAATATGA
- a CDS encoding alpha-amylase, protein MNENNGVMMQFFHWYTSADGSLWKQLKEQVAALSEAGITSVWLPPAYKGAAGADDTGYGVYDLFDLGEFDQKGSIRTKYGTRDEYLQAIQAAHEAGIQVYADVVFNHKLGGDSEEEFKATPFNPENRNESIGELQPIRAWTHFSFPGRGEKHSSLQWHWWHFNAVDTNAASPDLQAVYLFEGKAFNKEVDKEKGNFDYLMGCDLDIANPDVRKELLYWGEWYTDLTGVDGFRFDAVKHVSASFFVEWLNHVRSHGGRDLFAVGEYWSGVDEALEHFIRKTEGNMMLFDTGLHYSFATASREGNTYDLRTILDRSLVKDHPDKAVTLVSNHDTQPLQSLESVVESWFKPLAYAIILLRRGGYPCIFYPDYFGAEYKGMGKDGNDYDIHMQSHKWLIDLFLEVRRSNAFGDQNDYFDHQNCIGWTRTGNEDYSGGMAVLLSNGTDGTKKMNTGSPGVRYGDITEHIKKKVTTNDEGWAEFKCNERSVSVWVPID, encoded by the coding sequence ATGAATGAAAACAATGGCGTGATGATGCAGTTCTTTCACTGGTACACCTCAGCAGACGGTTCACTGTGGAAGCAACTTAAGGAGCAGGTAGCGGCACTCTCTGAAGCCGGTATAACTTCTGTTTGGCTGCCTCCAGCATACAAAGGGGCAGCCGGAGCTGATGATACTGGTTATGGAGTCTATGATCTCTTCGACCTTGGAGAGTTTGATCAGAAAGGCTCCATACGCACTAAATACGGAACCCGTGACGAATATCTTCAAGCAATTCAAGCGGCACATGAAGCAGGAATACAAGTCTATGCCGATGTCGTCTTCAATCATAAGCTAGGAGGCGATAGTGAGGAGGAGTTCAAGGCGACACCGTTTAACCCCGAAAACCGGAATGAATCAATCGGCGAATTGCAGCCAATAAGGGCTTGGACCCATTTCTCTTTTCCGGGAAGAGGTGAAAAGCATTCATCTCTGCAATGGCACTGGTGGCATTTTAATGCAGTTGACACCAACGCGGCTTCTCCCGATCTTCAAGCTGTCTATCTGTTTGAGGGTAAGGCTTTTAATAAAGAAGTAGATAAAGAGAAAGGCAACTTTGATTACCTGATGGGCTGTGACCTGGATATTGCTAATCCTGATGTCCGAAAGGAGCTACTTTACTGGGGCGAATGGTATACCGATCTGACCGGTGTCGACGGTTTTCGATTTGATGCCGTCAAGCATGTTAGTGCAAGTTTCTTCGTTGAATGGCTCAATCACGTACGCAGTCATGGAGGCCGCGATCTTTTTGCTGTCGGAGAATACTGGTCCGGGGTCGATGAGGCTCTGGAACACTTCATCAGGAAAACAGAAGGGAACATGATGCTTTTCGATACTGGATTGCACTACAGCTTTGCAACAGCAAGTCGTGAGGGGAATACATACGACTTGAGAACTATTCTTGACCGGAGCCTAGTTAAAGACCACCCCGATAAAGCTGTCACCCTTGTCAGCAATCACGACACCCAGCCGCTACAGTCACTCGAGTCAGTTGTCGAATCGTGGTTCAAACCGTTGGCGTATGCAATTATCCTCCTACGTCGGGGGGGCTACCCATGCATCTTTTATCCTGATTACTTCGGTGCAGAATACAAGGGTATGGGTAAAGACGGGAACGATTACGATATCCACATGCAAAGTCACAAATGGCTGATTGATCTCTTCCTTGAGGTACGCCGTTCCAATGCTTTCGGGGACCAGAACGATTACTTTGATCACCAGAACTGTATCGGCTGGACTCGTACTGGAAACGAAGATTATAGCGGCGGGATGGCGGTCCTGCTCAGCAATGGTACAGATGGCACCAAGAAAATGAATACCGGTTCTCCTGGCGTTAGGTATGGTGATATTACAGAACATATCAAGAAAAAAGTGACTACAAATGACGAAGGATGGGCCGAATTCAAGTGCAATGAACGATCTGTTTCTGTTTGGGTGCCTATTGATTAA
- a CDS encoding ChpI protein, whose translation MKTAISIPDNLFRDAEITAKQLGLARSQLYVKAIKEFIEHHNKDHITEKLNSLYFHENNMEEITDIGIESLRKATKNDTW comes from the coding sequence ATGAAAACAGCAATTTCAATACCAGACAATTTATTTAGAGATGCCGAAATCACTGCTAAACAATTAGGTTTGGCTAGAAGTCAACTTTATGTAAAAGCCATAAAGGAATTTATAGAGCATCATAACAAAGATCACATAACGGAGAAATTGAACTCTCTCTATTTCCACGAAAACAACATGGAAGAAATTACAGACATTGGAATTGAATCATTGAGAAAGGCAACAAAAAATGATACGTGGTGA
- a CDS encoding type II toxin-antitoxin system PemK/MazF family toxin, which yields MIRGEIWWADLGIPFGSESGFKRPAVIIQDDAFNRSNIQTVIVTSITTNLNLADAPGNVYLEKDESGLSKSGIANVSQISTIDKRRLVERISILAPGAMSEIDFGLRLILNTP from the coding sequence ATGATACGTGGTGAAATTTGGTGGGCAGATTTAGGGATTCCTTTTGGCAGTGAATCTGGATTTAAAAGACCAGCCGTTATTATTCAGGATGATGCTTTCAACCGAAGCAATATTCAAACCGTAATTGTTACATCAATAACTACAAATTTGAATTTGGCAGATGCTCCAGGAAATGTCTATCTAGAAAAAGATGAGTCCGGTTTATCTAAAAGTGGAATCGCAAACGTTTCTCAAATTTCAACCATTGATAAAAGAAGATTGGTAGAACGAATAAGCATCTTAGCACCAGGAGCTATGTCTGAAATTGATTTCGGATTGAGATTGATCTTAAACACCCCGTAA
- a CDS encoding ABC transporter permease subunit has product MSQRHFFTIRIVAVKELRDFFRDPRSLVLSLVLPIILFPLLFWVLKDDKVASLPENRVFLIAAESDIVSDHFIFDSEMVNLTILDQKYPVDWRNRFDALLISDPQTERPVILYDNSDPVSISAFSYLELTNSKKNKLTVTDSVTDMIEPEMGLPMFLSEEAAGKMFLGLILPFVFFIFAITCPLPGSADLSSGEKERGSLEPLLSTAAPRSGIILGKLTAATLIGLCSVSAYILGIYISYRITPEIIGEGVMSFPLSSAQIALLMVLLLLMTSLFAAIEICAGFITRSVREAQLLAMPLLMIGMGAVYTAQSVDFIHKAWFYAHLPLVNIALAIRETALDRMILTDILAAVIWSLCYLVLISLLAINMFQKEFSLVKNNRHKTLLDRFRNRQYSKKKQEF; this is encoded by the coding sequence ATGAGTCAGAGGCATTTCTTTACTATCAGGATTGTTGCTGTAAAGGAGCTCCGGGACTTCTTTCGTGATCCCCGATCTCTGGTTCTCTCTCTTGTTCTTCCGATAATCCTTTTTCCGCTTTTATTCTGGGTTTTGAAGGATGATAAGGTAGCAAGTCTTCCAGAGAATCGGGTTTTTCTGATTGCAGCAGAATCAGATATTGTTTCTGACCATTTTATTTTTGATTCAGAAATGGTTAACCTTACAATTCTCGATCAAAAATATCCTGTCGATTGGCGGAACAGATTCGATGCATTATTGATTTCCGATCCCCAAACGGAACGTCCTGTTATTCTCTATGATAATTCCGACCCTGTTTCCATTTCTGCTTTTTCATATCTGGAACTGACCAATTCCAAAAAGAACAAACTGACCGTCACAGATTCAGTGACTGACATGATAGAACCAGAGATGGGCCTTCCAATGTTCCTATCCGAAGAAGCGGCCGGTAAGATGTTCCTCGGCCTGATCCTCCCCTTTGTTTTTTTTATATTTGCTATTACCTGTCCTTTACCCGGTTCTGCCGATTTGAGTTCAGGAGAAAAAGAACGGGGGAGTCTGGAACCCTTGCTCTCTACGGCCGCCCCAAGAAGCGGAATTATTCTCGGTAAGCTTACCGCCGCGACTCTCATCGGGCTATGCAGCGTATCCGCCTATATCCTCGGGATATATATATCCTACAGGATTACACCGGAGATTATCGGTGAAGGAGTCATGAGCTTTCCCCTTTCTTCAGCTCAAATAGCTCTTCTGATGGTATTGCTTCTATTGATGACCAGTCTCTTTGCGGCCATAGAAATTTGTGCCGGTTTTATCACCCGTTCAGTACGAGAGGCCCAGCTTCTGGCCATGCCCCTTCTCATGATAGGCATGGGGGCAGTATATACTGCCCAAAGCGTCGATTTTATCCACAAAGCCTGGTTTTATGCGCATCTGCCTCTGGTGAATATTGCCCTGGCCATCCGGGAGACGGCTCTTGACCGCATGATTCTGACCGACATCCTCGCTGCTGTTATCTGGTCCCTCTGTTATCTGGTCCTCATTTCTTTGTTGGCTATCAATATGTTTCAGAAAGAGTTTTCCCTTGTGAAAAACAATAGGCATAAAACTCTACTTGATAGATTCCGTAACAGACAGTATAGTAAAAAAAAACAGGAGTTTTAA
- a CDS encoding ATP-binding cassette domain-containing protein — protein sequence MNMRHQNHPSPEHLIEAVGLSKQFKGSDIWAVKDLSFQAGSGEIIGLIGENGAGKSTMLRMLATMLKPSSGKVSIDGYDTIHNPGEVRRSIGILFGQQSGLYERLSARENILYFADLNGLPYVAARRKLSEISSLLDMKEFLDRPAGTFSTGMRQKTLIARSIIHNPKVLMLDEPATGLDVTSARNIHSFISWCKELNKTVIFSSHDLGVVERLSDRVLLLHKGSLMGIGTPSELAGKETLEEHFFQVQDSVQ from the coding sequence ATGAACATGCGGCATCAAAATCATCCTTCTCCGGAACATCTCATTGAAGCTGTTGGTCTTTCAAAGCAGTTCAAAGGCTCGGATATCTGGGCCGTCAAAGATCTTTCATTCCAGGCCGGTTCAGGAGAAATCATCGGCCTGATCGGTGAAAATGGTGCTGGAAAATCCACAATGCTCCGCATGCTCGCCACAATGCTGAAACCCAGTTCTGGGAAAGTCAGTATCGACGGATATGATACAATACATAATCCCGGAGAAGTCCGCCGTTCAATCGGCATTCTTTTCGGTCAGCAGAGCGGTCTTTATGAAAGATTGAGCGCCAGGGAGAATATCCTGTATTTTGCAGACCTCAACGGACTTCCCTATGTAGCAGCCCGCAGAAAACTTTCGGAAATCAGTTCTTTATTGGATATGAAAGAGTTCCTTGACAGACCGGCGGGTACTTTCTCTACTGGTATGCGTCAAAAAACCCTGATAGCCCGCTCGATCATTCATAATCCCAAGGTCCTGATGCTTGATGAACCGGCAACGGGTCTGGATGTGACCAGCGCACGAAATATCCACAGTTTTATCAGCTGGTGTAAAGAATTAAATAAAACTGTCATTTTCTCAAGTCATGATCTGGGAGTCGTCGAGCGTCTTTCCGACCGCGTACTCCTGCTGCATAAAGGAAGCTTAATGGGAATAGGAACACCTTCCGAACTCGCCGGAAAAGAAACCCTGGAAGAACACTTCTTTCAGGTTCAGGACTCTGTGCAATGA